Within the Methanobrevibacter sp. genome, the region ATATTGGTCCGAATTTAGATAAGTTAGGTTTAACAACAGTTTTTTGAACTTTTTTAGGTTCATCATATTCTATGAATACGTTTAATTCATCATTACTGTATTTTGAGTGGGAAGTTAAATCGTATGCTCCTCTATCTGCAATTCCGATGATTTCAACCCAACCGTATTTATCGGTTTTAACTTCAACATCCCAGCAGTCAAGTGCATAGTGAGCCATTTCTCCTGCTAAGTGTTGTCTGAATCTTAAAACATCTTCAGGAATACCGATTTCGGTTAAGAATTTACGAGCTAAGTATAATTGGTATATTAACATTTCGTTAGCTACGATTCCTTTGTCAAGTGCTTCACGTGCAGTAATTTCCAAAGGTTCTAAATCTTTTTCCTGAACTTCTTGTGAGTTTAAGCGTAATACCACATCTTCAATTTGGGAGAATTTTGGATGTGTTTTTTCTTGCGGGTTTAAAAAGATTTCTGCTTCTGCTTGTGTGAACTCTCTAAGTCTGATAACTCCTTGTCTTGGTGAAATTTCATTTCTGTATGCTTTACCAAGTTGTACTGCTCCAAATGGGAGTTTTCCTCTGAAAAATCTTTCTAAACGTTTGAATAAAATGAAGATTCCTTGTGCAGTTTCAGGCCTCATGTAACCTACTTTATCCCCTTTAGCACCGATTTCGGTTTTAAACATTAAGTTGTAGTTCCAGATGTTTGATAACTTACCGCCACATTCTGGACATGTAATGTTATTGTCAATAACGATTTGGTCAAGTTCTTCGTTTTCAAGGCTTTCTACGTCTTTGCCAATTGCATCTTCAATGATGTGATCTGCTCTGAAAACTTCTCCACAACTTTCACATTTACACATTGGATCGGTAAAGTTGTCAACGTGTCCGGATGCTTTTAAAACTTCTTTAGGCATTACGGTTGGTCCTTCGATTTCGTAAAATCCTTCACCGGAAACGTATTGTTTTCTCCATTTTTGCATAATGTTATTTTTTAGGCTTGCTCCAAGAGGTCCGTAATCGGTAAATCCGGATACTCCGGAGTAAATTTCAAAAGATGGCCATAAAAATCCTCTTTTTGCACTAATATTTGACATTTTATCATGATTCATAAATATTATCTCCAATTTATTTTTTTAATTCGTAGTCTAATTTGACTCTACTACTTTCAGGACTGGTTTGTCCCATATATTTACTTTGTCTGTCAGGGTGTCCGTAAGGAACTTCTGATGGGGTGGTCATGGTTTCGAATACGATTTGACATACTCTTTGACCAGGGTATAATGCTACTGGCATTGCACCGATATTGGATATTTCTAAGGTGATTTTTCCTTCAAAACCAGGATCAATGAAACCTGCGGTAACGTGCATTGTAACACCAAGTCTTCCCATACTTGAACGACCTTCTACTCTTGCAACTAAATCATCAGGT harbors:
- the glyS gene encoding glycine--tRNA ligase — encoded protein: MNHDKMSNISAKRGFLWPSFEIYSGVSGFTDYGPLGASLKNNIMQKWRKQYVSGEGFYEIEGPTVMPKEVLKASGHVDNFTDPMCKCESCGEVFRADHIIEDAIGKDVESLENEELDQIVIDNNITCPECGGKLSNIWNYNLMFKTEIGAKGDKVGYMRPETAQGIFILFKRLERFFRGKLPFGAVQLGKAYRNEISPRQGVIRLREFTQAEAEIFLNPQEKTHPKFSQIEDVVLRLNSQEVQEKDLEPLEITAREALDKGIVANEMLIYQLYLARKFLTEIGIPEDVLRFRQHLAGEMAHYALDCWDVEVKTDKYGWVEIIGIADRGAYDLTSHSKYSNDELNVFIEYDEPKKVQKTVVKPNLSKFGPIFKGDSPKVKQAIEAADVEDIKAAIESDGKFTVELDKVYEVPEDLLIFEDVEEEITGEKIIPHVIEPSFGIDRITYSVLLHSFTETEGKDYFKFNKTVAPVQLGIFPLVNKEGPREIAQELTEQFRMNGFKVEYDATGTIGKRYARADEIGIPLAVTVDFDTLEDNQVTVRDRDTEAQERIPIDELADYVEKYYK
- the dcd gene encoding dCTP deaminase, whose protein sequence is MAILSDEDIKKCLKEGKISIEPLLDEKQIQPSSVDMRLGDEFKVFKVIRKPYIDPKDEEDIASYMESTTVEEGEAFIIHPNEFALATTLEYVKVPDDLVARVEGRSSMGRLGVTMHVTAGFIDPGFEGKITLEISNIGAMPVALYPGQRVCQIVFETMTTPSEVPYGHPDRQSKYMGQTSPESSRVKLDYELKK